In Kitasatospora sp. NBC_00240, the following are encoded in one genomic region:
- a CDS encoding HAMP domain-containing sensor histidine kinase: MTFPQQRNGDTDTTRPPTLAARAARRVWADIRPLDPVRSIKGKLALLVIVSVFLASGMVVVAIRSETQIRIIMIFSMIASLLFMQFLAHGLTAPLRDMTLAAREMAGGDYSRRVEVSSRDEIGELAATFNQMAADLEASDRHRRELVANVSHELRTPIAALRAVLENVVDGVVQPNPATLGAALEQTERLGRLVTHLLDLSKLDGGVVPLDARPFEVRTFLDGVLRGVTVDGATAGGAFSRRGDVRLALEVQPSGLTGVADPERLHQVVANLVDNACKHSPPGGTVTVRARPSTDPGGLLLEVEDEGPGIPLQDRGRVFERFSRSGAATAQGPGSDGGTGLGLAIARWAVDLHGGQIEVAEAARGCRIEVRLPGQR; this comes from the coding sequence CCGCCCGCTGGACCCGGTGCGCTCGATCAAGGGCAAGCTCGCGCTGCTCGTGATCGTCTCGGTCTTCCTGGCCAGCGGCATGGTCGTGGTCGCGATCCGGTCCGAGACCCAGATCCGGATCATCATGATCTTCTCGATGATCGCCTCCCTGCTCTTCATGCAGTTCCTCGCGCACGGGCTGACCGCCCCGCTGCGCGACATGACACTCGCCGCCCGCGAGATGGCCGGCGGCGACTACAGCCGCCGGGTCGAGGTGTCCTCCCGCGACGAGATCGGCGAGCTGGCCGCGACCTTCAACCAGATGGCCGCCGACCTGGAGGCCTCCGACCGCCACCGCCGCGAGCTGGTCGCCAACGTCTCGCACGAGCTGCGCACGCCGATCGCCGCGCTGCGCGCCGTCCTGGAGAACGTGGTCGACGGCGTGGTGCAGCCCAACCCGGCCACCCTGGGTGCGGCCCTGGAGCAGACCGAACGCCTCGGCCGACTGGTCACCCACCTGCTGGACCTTTCCAAGCTGGACGGCGGCGTGGTGCCGCTGGACGCCCGCCCGTTCGAGGTGCGGACCTTCCTGGACGGCGTGCTGCGCGGGGTCACCGTGGACGGTGCGACGGCCGGCGGGGCGTTCTCCCGCCGCGGCGACGTCCGGCTGGCGCTGGAGGTGCAGCCGTCCGGGCTGACCGGCGTGGCCGACCCTGAGCGGCTCCACCAGGTGGTCGCCAACCTGGTCGACAACGCCTGCAAGCACTCCCCGCCCGGCGGCACCGTGACGGTCCGGGCCCGGCCGTCGACGGACCCGGGCGGCCTGCTCCTGGAGGTCGAGGACGAAGGGCCCGGCATCCCGCTGCAGGACCGCGGCCGGGTCTTCGAGCGGTTCAGCCGCAGCGGCGCCGCCACCGCGCAGGGGCCGGGCAGCGACGGCGGCACCGGGCTGGGCCTGGCGATCGCGCGCTGGGCCGTGGACCTGCACGGCGGACAGATCGAGGTGGCGGAGGCCGCCCGCGGCTGCCGGATCGAGGTCCGCCTGCCCGGGCAGCGCTAG
- a CDS encoding multifunctional oxoglutarate decarboxylase/oxoglutarate dehydrogenase thiamine pyrophosphate-binding subunit/dihydrolipoyllysine-residue succinyltransferase subunit, whose translation MSPQSPETPNSSAPRTTTEPSGFGPNEWLVDEIYQQYLQDPNSVDRAWWDFFADYKPGTEVTPVTQAATQVGPTPTPVAAPAPAAVPAAPAPAAPAAPAPVQQAPAPLAAAPAAPPAPKAAAPAAAPAATTGPELVPLRGPAKAVATNMDASLEVPTATSVRAVPAKLLIDNRIVINNHLQRARGGKVSFTHLIGYALVQAVKASPGMNHSYQVKDGKPFLVKPDHVNLGLAIDLVKPNGDRQLVVAAIKKAETLDFFGFWQAYEDIVRRARANKLTMDDFTGVTVSLTNPGGIGTVHSVPRLMQNQGTIVGVGAMEYPAEFQGSSPDTLAKLGISKIMTLTSTYDHRVIQGAASGEFLRTIHQLLLGEHGFYDEIFESLRIPYEPVRWATDVAATHDDEVNKTARVMELIHSYRVRGHLMADTDPLEYKQRKHPDLDVVEHGLTLWDLEREFAVGGFGGQKMMKLRDILGLLRASYCRTVGIEYMHIQDPKQRKWLQQRLEKPYTKPEREEQLRILRRLNSAEAFETFLQTKYVGQKRFSLEGGESLIPLLDATIDAAAEHRLDEAVIGMAHRGRLNVLANIVGKPYGKIFGEFEGNLDPKSMHGSGDVKYHLGSEGTFTGLDGETIKVSLAANPSHLETVDPVVEGIARAKQDVLDLAGTSFPVLPIQIHGDAAFAGQGVVAETLNMSQLRGYRTGGTVHVVVNNQVGFTAAPASSRSSMYCTDVARMIEAPIFHVNGDDPEAVVRVARLAFEFRQEFHKDVVIDLICYRRRGHNEADNPSFTQPLMYDLIDAKRSVRKLYTEGLIGRGDITMEEAEQALQDFQGQLEKVFSEVRDAAQTPVSAAGGKPQADFPVNIQTGISQEMVKRIAASQVNLPDWLTVHPRLLPQLQRRAASVEDNTIDWAMGETLAIGSLLMEGHPVRLAGQDSRRGTFGQRHAVLIDRVTGEDYTPLLYLTEDQARYTVYDSLLSEYAAMGFEYGYSLTRPNALVMWEAQFGDFVNGAQTIVDEYIASAEQKWGQHSGVTLLLPHGYEGQGPDHSSARPERFLALCAQNNMTVAMPTLPSNYFHLLRWQAHNPHHKPLIVFTPKSMLRLKAAASATEEFTSGSFRPVIGDTTVDPANVRKVVITAGKFYYDVAAARTERGVTDTAIVRVERLYPLPVAELQEELGRYGEDVQFIWAQEEPANQGAWPFIAMNLVDHLQVVVGRSAGGARLRRVARTASSAPAVGSAKRHGAEQQALLEEIFTL comes from the coding sequence GTGTCGCCACAGTCCCCTGAAACCCCCAACAGCTCGGCCCCACGCACTACGACGGAGCCCTCGGGCTTCGGCCCCAATGAGTGGCTCGTCGACGAGATCTACCAGCAGTACCTCCAGGATCCCAACTCGGTCGACCGAGCCTGGTGGGACTTTTTCGCCGACTACAAGCCCGGTACCGAGGTGACTCCAGTGACCCAGGCCGCGACCCAGGTCGGCCCCACGCCGACCCCCGTTGCCGCCCCTGCCCCTGCTGCCGTTCCGGCGGCGCCCGCGCCCGCTGCCCCGGCCGCTCCGGCGCCCGTGCAGCAGGCTCCCGCGCCGCTGGCCGCAGCACCGGCCGCTCCGCCGGCCCCCAAGGCCGCCGCCCCGGCCGCGGCCCCGGCCGCCACCACGGGCCCCGAGCTGGTCCCGCTGCGCGGCCCGGCGAAGGCCGTCGCCACGAACATGGACGCCTCGCTGGAGGTGCCGACCGCGACCTCCGTGCGCGCCGTGCCCGCCAAGCTGCTGATCGACAACCGCATTGTCATCAACAACCACCTGCAGCGCGCCCGCGGCGGCAAGGTCTCCTTCACGCACCTGATCGGTTACGCCCTGGTGCAGGCCGTCAAGGCCAGCCCGGGCATGAACCACAGCTACCAGGTCAAGGACGGCAAGCCGTTCCTGGTGAAGCCCGACCACGTGAACCTGGGCCTGGCGATCGACCTGGTGAAGCCCAACGGCGACCGCCAGCTCGTGGTCGCGGCCATCAAGAAGGCCGAGACCCTCGACTTCTTCGGCTTCTGGCAGGCCTACGAGGACATCGTCCGCCGGGCTCGCGCCAACAAGCTCACGATGGACGACTTCACCGGTGTCACGGTCTCGCTGACCAACCCGGGCGGCATCGGCACCGTGCACTCCGTGCCGCGCCTGATGCAGAACCAGGGCACCATCGTCGGCGTCGGCGCGATGGAGTACCCGGCCGAGTTCCAGGGCTCGTCCCCGGACACCCTGGCCAAGCTGGGCATCTCCAAGATCATGACGCTCACCTCGACCTACGACCACCGGGTCATCCAGGGCGCGGCGTCCGGCGAGTTCCTGCGCACCATCCACCAGCTCCTGCTGGGTGAGCACGGCTTCTACGACGAGATCTTCGAGTCGCTGCGGATCCCGTACGAGCCGGTCCGCTGGGCGACCGACGTCGCCGCCACCCACGACGACGAGGTCAACAAGACCGCGCGCGTCATGGAGCTGATCCACTCCTACCGGGTCCGCGGTCACCTGATGGCCGACACCGACCCGCTGGAGTACAAGCAGCGCAAGCACCCCGACCTGGATGTCGTGGAGCACGGGCTGACCCTGTGGGACCTGGAGCGCGAGTTCGCCGTCGGCGGCTTCGGCGGCCAGAAGATGATGAAGCTCCGCGACATCCTCGGCCTGCTGCGCGCCTCGTACTGCCGCACCGTCGGCATCGAGTACATGCACATCCAGGACCCGAAGCAGCGCAAGTGGCTGCAGCAGCGCCTGGAGAAGCCGTACACCAAGCCGGAGCGCGAGGAGCAGCTGCGCATCCTGCGCCGGCTGAACTCGGCCGAGGCCTTCGAGACCTTCCTGCAGACGAAGTACGTCGGCCAGAAGCGCTTCTCGCTGGAGGGCGGCGAGTCGCTCATCCCGCTGCTGGACGCCACCATCGACGCCGCCGCCGAGCACCGCCTCGACGAGGCCGTGATCGGCATGGCCCACCGCGGCCGCCTCAACGTGCTGGCCAACATCGTCGGCAAGCCGTACGGCAAGATCTTCGGCGAGTTCGAGGGCAACCTCGACCCGAAGTCGATGCACGGCTCCGGCGACGTCAAGTACCACCTGGGCTCCGAGGGCACCTTCACCGGCCTGGACGGGGAGACCATCAAGGTCTCGCTGGCCGCGAACCCCTCCCACCTGGAGACGGTCGACCCGGTCGTCGAGGGCATCGCCCGCGCCAAGCAGGACGTCCTCGACCTGGCCGGCACGTCCTTCCCGGTGCTGCCGATCCAGATCCACGGCGACGCGGCCTTCGCGGGCCAGGGCGTGGTCGCGGAGACGCTGAACATGTCGCAGCTGCGCGGCTACCGCACCGGCGGCACCGTGCACGTCGTGGTGAACAACCAGGTCGGCTTCACCGCCGCCCCGGCGTCCTCGCGCTCCTCGATGTACTGCACCGACGTGGCCCGGATGATCGAGGCCCCGATCTTCCATGTGAACGGTGACGACCCGGAGGCCGTGGTCCGCGTCGCGCGCCTCGCCTTCGAGTTCCGTCAGGAGTTCCACAAGGACGTCGTGATCGACCTCATCTGCTACCGCCGCCGCGGTCACAACGAGGCCGACAACCCGTCGTTCACCCAGCCGCTGATGTACGACCTGATCGACGCCAAGCGCTCGGTGCGCAAGCTCTACACCGAGGGCCTGATCGGCCGGGGCGACATCACCATGGAAGAGGCGGAGCAGGCGCTCCAGGACTTCCAGGGCCAGCTGGAGAAGGTCTTCTCCGAGGTCCGCGACGCCGCGCAGACGCCGGTCTCGGCGGCCGGCGGCAAGCCGCAGGCCGACTTCCCGGTCAACATCCAGACCGGCATCTCCCAGGAGATGGTCAAGCGGATCGCCGCCTCGCAGGTCAACCTGCCGGACTGGCTGACCGTCCACCCGCGCCTGCTGCCCCAGCTGCAGCGGCGCGCGGCCTCGGTCGAGGACAACACCATCGACTGGGCCATGGGCGAGACCCTCGCCATCGGCTCGCTGCTGATGGAGGGCCACCCCGTCCGACTGGCCGGCCAGGACAGCCGCCGCGGCACCTTCGGTCAGCGCCACGCGGTGCTGATCGACCGGGTCACCGGCGAGGACTACACCCCGCTGCTGTACCTGACCGAGGACCAGGCCCGCTACACCGTCTACGACAGCCTGCTGTCGGAGTACGCGGCGATGGGCTTCGAGTACGGCTACTCGCTGACCAGGCCGAACGCGCTGGTCATGTGGGAGGCGCAGTTCGGTGACTTCGTCAACGGCGCGCAGACCATCGTGGACGAGTACATCGCCTCCGCCGAGCAGAAGTGGGGCCAGCACTCCGGCGTCACCCTGCTGCTGCCGCACGGCTACGAGGGCCAGGGCCCGGACCACTCGTCCGCCCGCCCGGAGCGCTTCCTCGCGCTGTGCGCGCAGAACAACATGACGGTCGCGATGCCGACCCTGCCGTCGAACTACTTCCACCTGCTGCGCTGGCAGGCGCACAACCCGCACCACAAGCCGCTGATCGTCTTCACCCCGAAGTCGATGCTGCGTCTGAAGGCCGCGGCGAGTGCCACCGAGGAGTTCACCTCCGGCTCGTTCCGCCCGGTCATCGGTGACACCACCGTCGACCCGGCCAACGTCCGCAAGGTGGTCATCACGGCGGGCAAGTTCTACTACGACGTGGCGGCGGCCCGCACCGAGCGCGGGGTCACCGACACCGCGATCGTCCGGGTCGAGCGGCTCTACCCGCTGCCGGTGGCCGAGCTCCAGGAGGAGCTGGGCCGGTACGGCGAGGACGTCCAGTTCATCTGGGCGCAGGAGGAGCCGGCCAACCAGGGTGCCTGGCCGTTCATCGCGATGAACCTGGTCGACCACCTGCAGGTCGTCGTCGGCCGCAGCGCGGGCGGCGCCCGCCTGCGCCGCGTGGCGCGCACCGCCTCGTCCGCCCCGGCGGTCGGCTCGGCCAAGCGGCACGGCGCCGAGCAGCAGGCGCTGCTGGAGGAGATCTTCACCCTCTGA
- a CDS encoding serine/threonine-protein kinase, which translates to MTADTPRDSVVPPLPPIFQPLLPEDPREVGGYRLFARLGAGGMGRVYLSYTPGGRPVALKVVRPEFAEDVEFRRRFAQEVTNAQRIHGLYTAQVIDSGVDADAPWLVTAYVPGPSLQQVIREHGALPVRTVLLLMGGIAEALQAIHSVEVVHRDLKPANVLVAGDGPRVIDFGIARAADATALTGTGFRIGSPAFMAPEQAQGRAVTPATDVFALGALAAYVAGGIPPFGEGPETAVLYRVVHEPPELDGVPADLRELLLRCLAKNPEDRPRPAEIIEIARNHPTVGGQLRFADDWLPKQINTEITRRSDLPKTPPTPLPVPPATAPVLGPPATAPSFPPPPPATAPGFGPPPAMAPQPHPHQQPQPPQAGFVPPPLGSYGVPQPANEAPTGPVLSSPPTMQLHQQPSFDTPPPGPVVTDGTPAAPEPRRKGVSWKVLLTVALVMAVGGTAGGVVLVKKLDDNKAKGAVAGGATNSPAADPSSPQAAPTQSVSLAPVAGDSPSPSKSASAASSKSPSATASTPRGAAVYTAVYQDRELGTPDYSYGYDLAEGKVVNSSANPSWELQTGSSEFQWNGADAFVSLDAQLSPEQCSAAIDRQPTGALRYDALPPGRIFCMRHRASGSIVVAKVLTQGNHTGATKLSITYFRNDG; encoded by the coding sequence ATGACCGCCGACACTCCCCGGGACTCCGTCGTCCCGCCGCTCCCACCGATCTTCCAGCCGCTGCTGCCCGAGGACCCGCGCGAGGTCGGCGGCTACCGCCTGTTCGCGCGGCTGGGGGCGGGCGGGATGGGCCGGGTCTACCTGTCCTACACACCGGGCGGCCGGCCGGTCGCGCTGAAGGTGGTCCGCCCGGAGTTCGCCGAGGACGTGGAGTTCCGGCGCCGCTTCGCGCAGGAGGTCACCAACGCCCAGCGCATCCACGGGCTGTACACCGCCCAGGTGATCGACTCCGGGGTGGACGCCGACGCCCCGTGGCTGGTCACCGCGTACGTGCCGGGCCCGTCGCTGCAGCAGGTGATCCGCGAGCACGGCGCGCTGCCGGTGCGGACCGTCCTGCTGCTGATGGGCGGCATCGCGGAGGCGCTGCAGGCGATCCACAGCGTCGAGGTGGTGCACCGCGACCTCAAGCCCGCCAACGTGCTGGTGGCCGGCGACGGTCCGCGGGTGATCGACTTCGGCATCGCCCGGGCCGCCGACGCCACCGCGCTGACCGGCACCGGGTTCCGGATCGGCTCCCCCGCCTTCATGGCGCCCGAGCAGGCCCAGGGCCGGGCGGTCACCCCCGCCACCGACGTCTTCGCGCTCGGCGCGCTGGCCGCGTACGTCGCGGGCGGCATCCCACCGTTCGGCGAGGGCCCGGAGACGGCGGTGCTGTACCGGGTGGTGCACGAGCCGCCGGAGCTGGACGGTGTCCCCGCCGACCTGCGCGAGCTGCTGCTGCGCTGCCTGGCCAAGAACCCCGAGGACCGCCCCAGGCCGGCCGAGATCATCGAGATCGCCCGCAACCACCCGACGGTCGGCGGCCAGCTGCGCTTCGCCGACGACTGGCTGCCCAAGCAGATCAACACCGAGATCACCCGCCGCTCGGACCTGCCGAAGACCCCGCCGACCCCGCTGCCGGTGCCCCCGGCCACCGCCCCCGTCCTCGGACCGCCGGCCACCGCGCCGTCCTTCCCCCCGCCGCCGCCGGCGACCGCGCCGGGCTTCGGGCCGCCCCCGGCCATGGCGCCCCAGCCGCACCCCCACCAGCAGCCGCAGCCCCCGCAGGCGGGCTTCGTGCCGCCGCCGCTCGGCTCGTACGGCGTCCCGCAGCCGGCCAACGAGGCGCCGACCGGGCCGGTGCTGTCCTCGCCGCCCACCATGCAGCTGCACCAGCAGCCCTCGTTCGACACCCCGCCGCCCGGCCCGGTCGTCACGGACGGCACGCCGGCCGCGCCGGAGCCCCGTCGCAAGGGCGTCTCGTGGAAGGTCCTGCTCACCGTCGCCCTGGTGATGGCCGTCGGCGGAACCGCCGGCGGCGTGGTGCTTGTGAAGAAGCTCGACGACAACAAGGCCAAGGGCGCCGTCGCGGGCGGTGCCACCAACTCGCCGGCCGCCGACCCGAGCAGCCCCCAGGCCGCCCCCACCCAGTCCGTCTCGCTGGCCCCGGTGGCCGGCGACAGCCCCTCGCCGTCGAAGAGCGCCTCGGCCGCCTCGTCCAAGTCGCCGTCCGCCACCGCGAGCACACCCCGCGGGGCGGCCGTCTACACCGCGGTCTACCAGGACCGCGAGCTGGGCACCCCCGACTACAGCTACGGCTACGACCTGGCCGAGGGCAAGGTGGTGAACTCCTCCGCCAACCCGTCCTGGGAGCTGCAGACCGGCTCCAGCGAGTTCCAGTGGAACGGCGCCGACGCCTTCGTCTCGCTGGACGCGCAGCTGAGCCCGGAGCAGTGCTCGGCGGCCATCGACCGGCAGCCGACCGGCGCGCTGCGCTACGACGCGCTGCCGCCCGGCCGGATCTTCTGCATGCGCCACCGCGCCAGCGGCAGCATCGTGGTCGCCAAGGTGCTGACCCAGGGCAACCACACCGGCGCGACCAAGCTCTCGATCACCTACTTCCGCAACGACGGCTGA
- a CDS encoding DUF6104 family protein translates to MYFTDRGIEELASRRGDEEVTFEWLAERLREFVDLNPDFEIPVERLATWLARLDDEDDE, encoded by the coding sequence GTGTACTTCACCGACCGTGGCATCGAGGAGCTGGCGAGCCGGCGTGGCGACGAGGAGGTCACCTTCGAGTGGCTGGCCGAGCGCCTGCGCGAGTTCGTCGACCTCAACCCCGACTTCGAGATCCCGGTCGAGCGGCTGGCCACCTGGCTGGCCCGGCTCGACGACGAGGACGACGAGTAG
- a CDS encoding DUF4097 family beta strand repeat-containing protein: MSQWTVSEPDRITIDEPVGTLHVRIIDGAVNVVAAEGPARLEVTELEGEPLHVTLENGVLTVTYKNLNWGELGEAVKSVQSVKELFSSLRKKRRAVVSLAVPAGSEVKIGTVSADSTVSGVSGHVAVHGASGATTLVGLSGRTEANSVSGDVDAQSVSGELKVKTVSGGITVVAGTADRLSANSVSGAVTLDLDVETPSDIKVNTVSGAVGVRLPSLADAKVEAGTNSGDVSSTFEQLKVNGTWGAKKLSGQLGDGKGSLQVTTVSGAVTVLHRPDTEDEGPVVVKELPAGPDLTKEA, encoded by the coding sequence ATGAGCCAGTGGACGGTCAGCGAACCTGACAGGATCACCATCGACGAGCCGGTCGGCACCCTGCACGTGCGGATCATCGACGGGGCCGTGAACGTCGTCGCCGCCGAGGGCCCCGCCCGGCTGGAGGTCACCGAGCTGGAGGGCGAGCCGCTGCACGTCACCCTGGAGAACGGGGTGCTCACGGTGACCTACAAGAACCTCAACTGGGGCGAGCTCGGCGAGGCCGTGAAGTCCGTCCAGTCCGTCAAGGAGCTCTTCAGCTCGCTGCGCAAGAAGCGCCGGGCCGTGGTCTCGCTGGCCGTCCCGGCCGGCTCCGAGGTGAAGATCGGCACCGTCTCCGCGGACAGCACCGTCTCCGGCGTGTCCGGCCACGTCGCCGTGCACGGCGCCAGCGGCGCCACCACCCTGGTCGGCCTCTCCGGCCGCACCGAGGCCAACTCCGTCTCGGGGGACGTCGATGCCCAGTCCGTCTCCGGCGAGCTCAAGGTGAAGACCGTCTCCGGCGGGATCACCGTGGTGGCCGGCACCGCCGACCGGCTCTCCGCCAACTCCGTCAGCGGCGCCGTCACCCTCGACCTGGACGTGGAGACCCCGTCCGACATCAAGGTCAACACGGTCAGCGGCGCGGTCGGCGTACGGCTGCCCTCGCTCGCCGACGCGAAGGTCGAGGCCGGCACCAACAGCGGCGACGTGTCCAGCACCTTCGAGCAGCTCAAGGTCAACGGCACCTGGGGGGCCAAGAAGCTCTCCGGCCAGCTCGGCGACGGCAAGGGCAGCCTGCAGGTGACCACCGTCTCCGGCGCCGTCACGGTGCTGCACCGCCCCGACACCGAGGACGAGGGCCCGGTCGTCGTCAAGGAGCTGCCGGCGGGCCCCGACCTCACCAAGGAGGCCTGA
- a CDS encoding PadR family transcriptional regulator, whose translation MTPVFGHGRLRLYLLKLLDEAPRHGYEVIRLLEERFEGLYAPSAGTVYPRLAKLEQEGLVTHSTEGGRKVYRLTEAGQAELASRQGEIAELEVEIRDSVAQLAGAIREDVRDSAKDLREELWGAAKQAPRAEPPTGGDPWAGPWGDKESWQRAKEEFAQFKAQAKDQAKRAKEQEKAAKAKAKAAEEEARRLREQSRAARTAAQQEALRIKRRVEQQVREHAARGDWPTGLAEGLAELTKGLAGLADAAKWGHPTNDAPAGGPAAAEGIRVTRIDLDKEDADGDTATTPVDLPGWTVTDPAGDPARELERLLDRFRDQVRDAARDSGVTAAQLEGSRGALAAAADRLRRLLG comes from the coding sequence ATGACCCCCGTCTTCGGCCACGGCCGCCTGCGCCTCTACCTGCTCAAGCTGCTGGACGAGGCTCCCCGGCACGGCTACGAGGTGATCCGCCTGCTGGAGGAGCGCTTCGAGGGCCTGTACGCGCCCTCCGCCGGCACGGTGTACCCCCGGCTCGCCAAGCTGGAGCAGGAGGGCCTGGTCACCCACAGCACCGAGGGCGGCCGCAAGGTCTACCGGCTGACCGAGGCCGGCCAGGCCGAGCTGGCGTCCCGCCAGGGCGAGATCGCCGAGCTGGAGGTCGAGATCCGGGACTCGGTGGCCCAGCTGGCCGGCGCGATCCGCGAGGACGTCCGGGACAGCGCCAAGGACCTGCGCGAGGAGCTGTGGGGCGCGGCCAAGCAGGCCCCCCGGGCCGAGCCGCCGACCGGCGGGGACCCTTGGGCCGGGCCGTGGGGCGACAAGGAGAGCTGGCAGCGGGCCAAGGAGGAGTTCGCGCAGTTCAAGGCGCAGGCCAAGGACCAGGCCAAGCGCGCCAAGGAGCAGGAGAAGGCGGCCAAGGCCAAGGCGAAGGCCGCCGAGGAGGAGGCCCGCCGGCTGCGCGAGCAGTCCCGGGCCGCCCGCACCGCGGCCCAGCAGGAGGCGCTGCGGATCAAGCGCCGGGTCGAGCAGCAGGTCCGCGAGCACGCCGCCCGCGGGGACTGGCCGACCGGCCTGGCCGAGGGCCTGGCGGAGCTGACGAAGGGTCTGGCCGGCCTGGCGGACGCCGCCAAGTGGGGCCACCCGACGAACGACGCCCCGGCGGGCGGTCCGGCGGCGGCCGAGGGGATCCGGGTGACCCGGATCGATCTCGACAAGGAGGACGCCGACGGCGACACCGCGACGACTCCGGTCGACCTCCCCGGCTGGACGGTGACCGACCCCGCCGGCGATCCGGCGCGCGAGCTGGAGCGGCTGCTCGACCGGTTCCGCGACCAGGTCAGGGACGCCGCCCGGGACAGCGGGGTGACGGCGGCCCAGCTGGAGGGCTCGCGCGGCGCGCTGGCGGCGGCCGCCGATCGGCTGCGCCGGCTGCTGGGCTGA
- a CDS encoding zinc-binding dehydrogenase, with product MFAAYAARIDADDPLSGLEVGELPEPQARPGWSVVTVRAATLNHHDLWSLRGVGLPAERLPMILGCDAAGVDEDGNEVVIHSVIGQSGHGVGPAEPRSILTERYQGTFAQKVAVPTWNLLPKPAELSFAEAACLPTAWLTAYRMLFTNAGVRPGDTVLVQGAGGGVSTALVVLGKAAGLRVWVTGRDEAKRARAVELGADAAFESGARLPERVDAVMETVGAATWSHSVKSLRPGGTIVISGATSGANPKATELNRIFFLELKVVGSTMGTKEELAGLLALCANSGVRPVIDSVLPLADARDGFARLAKGDVFGKIVLTP from the coding sequence ATGTTCGCTGCCTACGCCGCACGTATCGATGCCGACGACCCGCTGAGCGGACTGGAGGTCGGCGAACTCCCCGAGCCGCAGGCCCGGCCCGGCTGGAGCGTGGTGACGGTCCGTGCCGCCACCCTCAACCACCACGACCTGTGGTCGCTGCGCGGGGTCGGACTGCCCGCCGAGCGGCTGCCGATGATCCTCGGCTGCGACGCCGCCGGTGTCGACGAGGACGGCAACGAGGTGGTCATCCACTCCGTGATCGGCCAGAGCGGCCACGGGGTCGGGCCGGCCGAACCGCGCTCCATCCTGACCGAGCGCTACCAGGGGACCTTCGCGCAGAAGGTGGCCGTACCCACCTGGAACCTGCTGCCCAAGCCCGCCGAGCTCTCCTTCGCCGAGGCGGCCTGCCTGCCCACCGCCTGGCTGACGGCGTACCGGATGCTCTTCACCAACGCGGGCGTGCGCCCCGGCGACACCGTGCTGGTGCAGGGTGCCGGCGGCGGTGTCTCGACCGCCCTGGTGGTGCTCGGCAAGGCCGCCGGCCTGCGGGTCTGGGTCACCGGCCGGGACGAGGCCAAGCGCGCCCGGGCGGTCGAGCTGGGCGCCGACGCGGCGTTCGAGAGCGGCGCCCGGCTGCCCGAGCGGGTGGACGCGGTGATGGAGACGGTCGGCGCCGCCACCTGGTCGCACTCCGTCAAGTCGCTGCGCCCGGGCGGGACGATCGTCATCTCGGGGGCCACCTCGGGGGCCAACCCCAAGGCCACCGAGCTCAACCGGATCTTCTTCCTGGAGCTCAAGGTGGTCGGCTCCACCATGGGGACCAAGGAGGAGCTGGCCGGGCTGCTGGCGCTCTGCGCCAACTCCGGTGTCCGGCCGGTGATCGACTCGGTGCTGCCGCTGGCCGATGCCCGGGACGGCTTCGCCCGGCTCGCCAAGGGCGACGTCTTCGGCAAGATCGTTCTGACGCCGTGA